Proteins from a genomic interval of Sphingobacterium sp. SYP-B4668:
- a CDS encoding ferritin-like domain-containing protein encodes MNLFNIFETITQVDPEFNERVSPRREAIKNMASFGKKVTIAAMPFVLGDLFKKAYGQTPTDVNSVLNYALTLEYLEAEYYTLGAAAAGLVPAGKPMGAITTIRDHEVAHVQFLKQVLGDKAVSKPTFDFTAGGTFGNVFSDYDTFLALAQAFEDTGVRAYKGQAALLKGNKVVLTAALQIHSVEARHASHIRQMRRARGGGAANQKPWITGANDSGIGAVVDPVYAGEDNKMQATVDITTLNGIGGKISANAATQSFDEPLTATAVLDIAKLFIKS; translated from the coding sequence ATGAATCTATTTAATATTTTCGAAACAATCACGCAGGTTGACCCAGAGTTCAACGAACGCGTAAGTCCACGCCGGGAGGCCATTAAGAATATGGCATCTTTTGGAAAGAAAGTCACGATTGCGGCGATGCCATTTGTATTGGGCGATCTTTTCAAGAAAGCGTATGGGCAGACTCCTACAGATGTCAATAGTGTGCTCAACTATGCCTTGACATTGGAATATCTAGAGGCTGAATACTATACCTTGGGAGCAGCGGCAGCTGGCTTGGTACCTGCAGGCAAGCCGATGGGTGCTATCACGACGATCCGAGATCACGAGGTGGCGCATGTCCAATTTTTGAAGCAGGTATTGGGAGATAAGGCTGTATCCAAACCTACGTTTGATTTCACGGCGGGGGGTACATTTGGCAATGTATTCAGTGACTATGATACCTTCCTGGCTTTGGCACAGGCTTTTGAAGATACGGGGGTGAGGGCCTATAAAGGGCAGGCTGCACTATTGAAAGGGAATAAGGTGGTCTTGACAGCGGCATTGCAGATCCATTCGGTGGAGGCTAGACACGCTTCCCATATTCGGCAGATGAGAAGGGCTAGAGGTGGAGGTGCTGCTAATCAGAAACCTTGGATTACGGGAGCCAACGACAGTGGAATAGGAGCGGTGGTAGATCCGGTATATGCAGGTGAGGATAATAAAATGCAAGCGACGGTAGATATTACGACGCTCAATGGTATAGGGGGAAAAATATCTGCGAATGCAGCAACCCAATCTTTTGATGAACCTCTTACAGCGACAGCGGTATTGGATATTGCCAAGTTATTCATCAAATCGTAA